From a single Arachis hypogaea cultivar Tifrunner chromosome 3, arahy.Tifrunner.gnm2.J5K5, whole genome shotgun sequence genomic region:
- the LOC112789798 gene encoding uncharacterized protein: MAKVEDEQQQQPPNSSSMEPPSSYIFLLNIMSKRRTWACLFLLVYGTLLTSSWNFLKSMLSWYNLQAQSSSSSSSSSSGWPAIYTSVILGTVFGILSMVAALVVMVPAILVTWITIVVLLAFFGKPKRTLVVEGRKITREIFGFVVKILLKEGNLVAAVCAVLGYFALVRRNNYDGQASAAVD, encoded by the coding sequence ATGGCAAAAGTAGAAgatgaacaacaacaacaacccccAAATTCTTCATCCATGGAGCCACCTTCCTCGTACatcttcctcctcaacatcatgaGCAAAAGAAGAACATGGGCATGTCTCTTCTTGCTTGTTTATGGCACCCTCTTAACATCTTCATGGAACTTTCTGAAATCCATGCTCTCTTGGTACAATCTCCAAgctcaatcttcatcatcatcttcttcatccTCATCTGGGTGGCCAGCAATCTACACCTCAGTGATTCTTGGCACAGTTTTCGGGATCCTTTCAATGGTTGCAGCTTTGGTTGTGATGGTACCTGCGATTCTTGTGACATGGATAACTATAGTGGTGCTCCTTGCTTTCTTCGGTAAGCCGAAAAGAACTTTGGTTGTTGAAGGTAGGAAGATTACAAGGGAGATTTTTGGGTTTGTGGTTAAGATTCTTTTGAAGGAAGGGAATCTTGTTGCTGCTGTTTGTGCTGTTTTGGGGTATTTTGCTTTGGTTAGGAGGAATAATTATGATGGACAAGCCTCTGCTGCTGTTGATTGA